The genomic segment CGGCACCCAGTTGCCTCCAGCCATGCTGCCCCCTGGCGAGCGCTGCTGGCCCATCCGGCCCACACTGCGCAACGAGCTGGACACCTTTTCTGTCCACTTCTACATCTTCTTCGGGCCCAACGTCTCAGTGCCGCCTGACCGGCCCGCGGTCTTCAGCATCAGCCTGCTGCCGGTGCTGGACAGCGGGGGGGTGCTCAACCTGGAGCTCAAACTCAATGTGgtgagtgaccccccccccacagtgagGGGAGGGCAGCATggctcaggggctggggcactggcagggctgcggggtgcccggggctgggatgggggggctgtgggtcggggttgggtggcagcagcagagctgtgaggTTGTGAGGTGCctggggctgggatggaggggctgtggctcagggatgggggtcagcggcagagctgtggggttgTGGGGAGCtcggggctgggatggggaggctGTGGGTTGGGGGGCATCAGCAGAGCCATGGGATTGTGGGGAGCCCGGGACTGGGATGGGGAGATTGTGGCTCAGGGAtagggggcagtggcagagctgtgcggTTGTGGGGTGCccggggctgggatgggggggctgtGGCTCAGGGATGCAGAGCTGTGGGGTTGTGAGGAGCcgagggctgggatgaggggggcTGCAGCTCAGCACTGGGGGGGCAGtgtcagagctgtggggggcccaGGCTGGAGTGTCAGGAACTCACTGCTGGGCTCTGTCCCTTTCAGTCGTCCCTGCGGAGGGAGAACGTGACAGTCTTTGGGTGTCTGACCCACGGGGTCCCACTGATGGCAGGAGACAACGCGTCTGTCACCTGCGAGGCAGGTGAGGGCTGCCAGTGCCCAC from the Chelonoidis abingdonii isolate Lonesome George unplaced genomic scaffold, CheloAbing_2.0 scaffold0518, whole genome shotgun sequence genome contains:
- the LOC116830489 gene encoding transmembrane protein 8B-like, giving the protein MNMPQSFGALVSLSLGEIPPPAAPNGTQLPPAMLPPGERCWPIRPTLRNELDTFSVHFYIFFGPNVSVPPDRPAVFSISLLPVLDSGGVLNLELKLNVSSLRRENVTVFGCLTHGVPLMAGDNASVTCEAGSLAGFLLSANSTASLARVRIPYPQTGSWYLSLRSLCATEHG